A stretch of the bacterium SCSIO 12827 genome encodes the following:
- a CDS encoding MobA/MobL family protein yields MARNPFLFDAVFEDDLERIKMGRFNEAEEHMMEQIIRGRGAKLWRVFGRGRHYADMRRPGLFSSRPRTAEGGHTFIFSHKTVSKRYRPDLRLGERLYLRVDEKGRGPELRAAGAKYDKRVSVAGHRGAWWVPVGTPAPRDTTFARVSHLVTEASGERPGTAARRQKYIERDEAVEIAEHDGTRSSVGNIAKIFDEREVFWDMVERRERADGRVQGVIIAELPYEPEIGADGRRRIVEAFGGVLADLGLRWHGTVHRPDDHSDPRNFHMHLVYCERPAEPTVFGWRFADRKAPETRKMGFLPMLRQRFADAVNAELEAAGMRRRYDPRSYEKMGIDKQPGVHLGVSAAALERKGVVTVKGRRNVTAEMMFRLAGEVVAARDGIAEDLRRLVGPVELAARASASLSPRVGQAAREMARAAEQYVDAAIEHRRCEANAVITSHRANDVLRRPESTAEYNDDDGLRAEAKAIAADLRAWGQSERTRASREFREAKRRRAKSEKAVILAEQKLRGELLLAERGRVLTGLDVTLRKLTDGRLSEREWRRQGAEYIVRRDTAERLREDARIDILSALEPLGAKVAASRLCDMEHGLRRADAVKRLRGDEGLSVDQVRRAETAAVDLERSAAELAAVEGEERRRRRVEADEELRRRRIRSDAEDRELRATLRVLRRELSDIDRRIISDPAALAMAGAEGMADRIGRESQAIKNMLRAADTSDGIRKHQIHSPDFIGGENHQSARNAQNAMHTAKDESSSTSSDTSPSLDQSDPSMAEEERGRKRRPWKPRKPDRSR; encoded by the coding sequence ATGGCCCGCAATCCGTTCCTGTTCGACGCTGTATTTGAGGACGATCTTGAGCGTATCAAGATGGGACGCTTCAACGAGGCCGAAGAACACATGATGGAGCAGATTATCCGAGGTCGCGGCGCCAAGCTTTGGAGGGTATTTGGGCGCGGTCGGCACTATGCGGATATGCGCCGGCCCGGTCTGTTTTCGAGCCGCCCCCGGACGGCTGAGGGCGGGCATACCTTCATTTTTTCACACAAGACGGTCTCGAAGCGCTATCGCCCTGACCTGCGCCTTGGCGAGCGCCTGTATCTGCGCGTCGACGAAAAGGGACGGGGGCCTGAGTTGCGGGCCGCCGGCGCCAAGTACGACAAGAGAGTTTCCGTCGCCGGGCACCGCGGTGCCTGGTGGGTTCCGGTCGGTACCCCGGCGCCGCGCGATACGACCTTTGCGCGGGTGTCGCACCTTGTCACTGAGGCCAGCGGAGAGCGGCCAGGGACGGCGGCTCGGCGTCAGAAGTATATCGAGCGTGACGAGGCCGTGGAGATTGCGGAGCATGATGGAACGCGCTCGTCGGTCGGTAACATCGCGAAGATCTTTGATGAGCGTGAGGTGTTCTGGGATATGGTCGAGCGCCGGGAGCGCGCTGACGGCCGTGTCCAGGGCGTGATCATCGCCGAACTGCCCTATGAGCCTGAAATCGGCGCTGATGGCCGCCGGCGTATCGTCGAGGCTTTCGGCGGCGTTCTCGCTGATCTCGGGCTCCGCTGGCATGGGACGGTCCACCGTCCGGATGACCATTCGGACCCACGGAACTTTCACATGCATCTGGTCTACTGCGAGCGCCCGGCCGAGCCGACGGTATTTGGTTGGCGGTTTGCCGACCGCAAGGCGCCGGAGACCAGGAAAATGGGGTTCCTGCCCATGTTGCGTCAGCGCTTCGCCGACGCAGTGAACGCCGAATTGGAGGCGGCGGGCATGCGCCGACGCTACGATCCCAGGTCCTACGAGAAGATGGGCATCGATAAGCAACCCGGTGTGCATCTCGGTGTCTCGGCGGCGGCTCTGGAACGCAAGGGCGTGGTGACAGTTAAGGGGCGGCGCAACGTGACGGCGGAGATGATGTTCCGTCTTGCCGGCGAGGTTGTTGCGGCCCGCGACGGCATCGCTGAGGACCTGCGACGCCTGGTCGGTCCAGTCGAGCTTGCCGCGCGCGCCTCGGCCTCGTTGTCGCCTCGGGTTGGGCAGGCGGCCCGTGAGATGGCGAGGGCCGCCGAACAATATGTGGATGCGGCAATTGAACATCGCCGATGTGAGGCGAATGCGGTGATCACGTCTCATCGCGCGAACGACGTTTTGCGACGTCCCGAGAGCACAGCCGAGTATAACGATGATGACGGCCTGCGGGCCGAGGCTAAGGCGATCGCAGCCGACCTCAGGGCCTGGGGCCAGAGCGAACGGACGCGGGCGTCTCGGGAGTTCCGCGAGGCAAAGCGGCGGCGTGCGAAATCGGAAAAAGCAGTAATACTGGCGGAACAGAAACTCAGAGGCGAACTGCTGCTCGCGGAGCGCGGACGCGTGTTGACGGGCCTTGACGTGACGTTGCGCAAATTGACTGACGGACGCCTGAGTGAGCGGGAGTGGCGCCGACAGGGTGCCGAATACATAGTTCGCCGGGACACAGCGGAGCGCCTTCGAGAGGACGCACGGATCGACATTCTTTCGGCCTTGGAGCCATTAGGTGCGAAGGTAGCTGCGTCCCGCCTGTGCGATATGGAGCACGGTCTGCGACGTGCGGATGCTGTAAAGCGGTTGCGCGGTGACGAGGGGTTGAGTGTCGATCAGGTCCGGCGCGCCGAGACGGCGGCGGTAGACCTTGAGCGATCGGCGGCGGAGCTTGCCGCGGTTGAGGGCGAGGAACGCCGGCGCCGCCGAGTCGAGGCGGATGAGGAACTTCGGCGGCGTCGGATCCGCAGTGATGCTGAGGATCGGGAACTGAGGGCGACGCTGCGCGTTTTGCGTCGGGAATTATCCGATATCGATCGGCGAATTATTTCTGACCCAGCCGCGCTCGCCATGGCGGGGGCCGAGGGCATGGCTGATCGAATCGGTCGGGAGTCTCAAGCGATTAAAAATATGTTGAGGGCGGCTGATACCAGTGACGGTATCCGTAAACACCAAATTCACTCCCCCGATTTCATTGGTGGGGAGAATCACCAGTCCGCTCGAAACGCCCAAAACGCTATGCACACAGCGAAGGATGAATCTTCATCAACAAGTTCAGATACAAGCCCTTCCCTTGACCAAAGTGATCCATCGATGGCTGAGGAGGAGCGGGGGCGAAAACGGCGGCCCTGGAAACCCAGGAAGCCGGATCGCTCTCGATAG
- a CDS encoding M48 family metallopeptidase yields the protein MSGFSSHILFGDQRIDFIIRRRDRKTLEIAVEPDMKVVVTASVDATSDAICEKVRKRAGWILKQRRYFSQFMPRTPERRFVSGETHLYLGRQYRLRVRAGSEHSVKIKRGFIEVFSARPKDSDLTRDLVTAWYHNRAQAKFGERIEVCLQRFPNPDAYRPGGLVIRDLRSRWASMSPASRLMVNRRLVQAPVDAIDYVLTHELCHIQEPHHGAAFFDLLERVMPDWQKRKLRLERAMS from the coding sequence ATGAGCGGATTCTCCAGCCATATTCTCTTCGGCGATCAGCGCATTGATTTCATCATTCGACGACGGGACCGCAAGACCCTGGAGATTGCTGTTGAGCCTGACATGAAAGTCGTCGTGACAGCGTCGGTAGATGCAACTTCGGACGCCATTTGCGAGAAGGTTCGAAAGCGCGCGGGTTGGATACTGAAACAGCGCCGATACTTCTCTCAATTCATGCCGCGGACGCCCGAAAGGCGGTTCGTCTCTGGCGAGACGCATCTCTACCTCGGCCGGCAGTATCGCCTGAGAGTTCGTGCCGGGAGCGAGCATAGCGTGAAGATAAAACGTGGGTTCATTGAGGTGTTCAGTGCACGCCCAAAGGACTCGGATCTCACCCGCGACCTGGTTACGGCCTGGTACCACAATCGAGCTCAGGCGAAGTTCGGAGAGCGTATTGAGGTGTGCCTCCAAAGGTTCCCCAATCCGGATGCTTACCGACCCGGGGGATTGGTCATCAGGGATCTACGTAGTCGGTGGGCATCCATGTCTCCGGCATCCCGGCTGATGGTGAACCGGCGTCTGGTCCAAGCGCCGGTCGATGCAATTGATTATGTCCTCACCCATGAACTTTGCCACATCCAGGAGCCGCACCACGGGGCTGCATTCTTCGATCTCTTGGAACGCGTCATGCCTGACTGGCAAAAGCGGAAACTTCGCCTGGAACGGGCGATGTCCTGA
- a CDS encoding HsdR family type I site-specific deoxyribonuclease, which translates to MSSQGFDPAEKHQSQIPAIQLLVALGYQPLSQAQAEKLRGGRLRNVVLDDVLIDQVLNLNRFHHRGRAYPFDLEDAHEAVRRLKPTPDKLKGLRGTNQDIYDLLVLGTTITKSIDGDSKSYSFRYVDWENPENNVYHVTAEMVVERTASTQTRRLDIVCFVNGIPFVVIENKRPTVGLKKAQSQLIQYQGEDNIPHLFHYAQLLMTMNRKAARYATVGTPAKFWQVWREEGGSDAQLTPLTARGLTENERDTFADALEDMAHDAADVPLSGLVNQPMGLAEEQAVFDGEFASAKAYFDALTAEGDRAITDQDRTIYALCRPERLLDLVRRFTVFDGGERKIARHQQYLGVRKAIERVKQLGAGGVRQGGVIWHTQGSGKSLTMVMLGRALAMDRDIKNPRIIIVTDRDDLDRQIKGTFKACEMEPVRATSGSNLLDLIRDKTPLVTTIINKFDTALRAGKFSDEDPNLFVLIDESHRSQTGRYGGYGTFHNKMRRLLPRACYLGFTGTPLLKKERNTLSTFGKLIDTYTIDDAVADEAVVPLLYEGRLVEQQITGDVIDKWFEKISAGLTDEQKADLKRKFSRMDALAKTQQAIRAKAFDISEHFRQHWQGTGFKAQLVAPSKAAAIRFKEVLDEIGHVTSEIVISAPDDHEGNEEVDKESKDVVRKFWDGMMKRFASEEEYNRQIVDSFKGSGDPEILIVVSKLLTGFDAPRNTVLYVCKQLKEHTLLQAIARVNRLFEDGNKEKQFGFILDYEGLLGELDRALTTYSAFESFDAADLVGTVHDIREEIRKLPQLHDQLWDLFKQVANKKDMEAFEQFLGDEAKRREFYDRLRAFSRCLHIALSSDKLFDVHSDKEVAGFKQDWKQLSELRRSVQVRYQEVVDIKEFEPKIQKLLDDHVIAMPAETIIDLVNINDTQALEAVVEAKGLSESSKADRIASATKRAITERMEADPVFYQEFSEMLEATIREYRLKRISEKEYLSKVVDLAGSVARKERGQDIPVSIRGNDHAEAFFGVLQSSLNGSGGQSVPPDDLAEIALVIIRIIIEHHIVDVWSNEVIQNKMKNAIDDYFFDELRDAKGLDISVETMDDLEQKIMGLARARFPG; encoded by the coding sequence ATGAGTTCTCAAGGCTTTGACCCAGCAGAGAAGCATCAGTCTCAGATCCCGGCCATCCAGCTCCTGGTGGCGCTCGGCTATCAGCCGCTGTCGCAGGCACAGGCGGAAAAGCTGCGGGGCGGGCGGTTGCGCAATGTGGTGCTGGATGATGTTCTCATCGATCAGGTGCTCAACCTAAACCGTTTCCATCACCGGGGCCGCGCGTATCCATTCGATCTGGAAGACGCGCACGAGGCAGTCCGCCGCCTGAAGCCCACGCCGGACAAGCTGAAAGGCCTGCGCGGCACCAACCAGGACATTTACGACCTTCTGGTCCTGGGCACGACCATCACCAAGAGCATTGATGGCGACAGCAAGAGCTATTCATTCCGCTATGTGGATTGGGAGAACCCGGAGAACAACGTTTATCACGTGACGGCGGAGATGGTGGTCGAACGCACGGCCAGCACGCAGACCCGGCGGCTTGACATCGTCTGTTTCGTCAACGGTATTCCTTTCGTCGTCATTGAGAACAAACGGCCGACGGTGGGCCTGAAAAAGGCGCAGAGCCAGCTGATCCAGTATCAGGGCGAAGACAACATCCCGCATCTGTTCCATTACGCGCAGCTTTTGATGACCATGAATCGGAAGGCGGCGCGTTACGCCACCGTCGGCACGCCGGCGAAGTTCTGGCAGGTCTGGCGGGAGGAGGGGGGCAGCGATGCCCAGCTGACGCCGCTGACGGCGCGAGGCTTGACGGAGAATGAGCGGGACACGTTTGCCGATGCCCTTGAGGACATGGCGCATGACGCCGCGGACGTCCCGTTGTCGGGCCTGGTCAACCAGCCCATGGGGTTGGCGGAGGAACAGGCCGTGTTCGATGGGGAGTTTGCCAGCGCCAAGGCTTATTTCGATGCTCTGACGGCAGAAGGCGACCGCGCCATCACCGATCAGGATCGCACCATTTATGCGCTTTGCCGGCCGGAACGGCTGTTGGATCTGGTACGTCGTTTCACGGTGTTTGATGGTGGTGAGCGCAAAATCGCCCGCCATCAGCAGTATTTAGGCGTCCGCAAGGCCATCGAGCGGGTGAAGCAACTCGGCGCCGGTGGTGTCCGGCAGGGGGGCGTGATCTGGCATACGCAGGGCTCCGGCAAGTCCCTGACGATGGTCATGCTCGGCCGCGCACTCGCCATGGACCGGGACATCAAAAATCCACGCATCATCATCGTCACCGACCGTGACGACCTGGACAGACAGATCAAGGGAACCTTCAAGGCCTGCGAGATGGAGCCGGTGCGCGCGACAAGCGGCAGCAATCTTTTGGACCTGATCCGTGACAAGACGCCCCTGGTGACGACCATCATCAATAAATTCGACACGGCCTTGCGGGCCGGCAAATTCTCTGACGAAGACCCGAACCTTTTTGTCCTGATCGATGAAAGCCATCGCAGCCAGACAGGCCGTTACGGCGGATACGGAACCTTCCACAACAAGATGCGCCGTTTGTTGCCCCGCGCCTGTTACCTGGGCTTTACGGGCACGCCATTGCTGAAGAAAGAGCGCAACACGCTTTCCACCTTCGGCAAGCTGATCGACACCTATACCATCGACGACGCTGTTGCCGATGAGGCGGTTGTGCCGTTGCTTTACGAAGGACGTCTGGTCGAACAGCAGATCACCGGCGACGTGATCGACAAGTGGTTCGAGAAAATCAGCGCGGGATTGACGGACGAGCAGAAGGCGGACCTGAAGCGCAAGTTCTCCCGTATGGATGCGCTCGCCAAGACGCAGCAAGCGATCCGCGCCAAGGCCTTCGACATCTCCGAACATTTTCGCCAGCACTGGCAGGGCACGGGCTTCAAGGCGCAGCTCGTGGCGCCGTCCAAGGCCGCGGCGATCCGTTTCAAGGAGGTTTTGGACGAGATCGGCCACGTGACCAGCGAGATCGTCATTTCGGCGCCCGACGACCATGAAGGCAACGAGGAAGTGGATAAGGAGTCAAAGGACGTCGTCCGTAAATTCTGGGACGGGATGATGAAGCGGTTCGCGTCGGAAGAGGAATACAACCGACAGATTGTCGATTCCTTCAAGGGATCGGGCGATCCGGAAATCCTGATTGTCGTTTCCAAGTTGCTGACCGGGTTCGATGCGCCGCGCAACACAGTGCTGTACGTCTGCAAGCAGCTGAAGGAGCACACCCTGCTTCAGGCCATCGCCCGCGTGAACCGCCTGTTCGAGGACGGGAACAAGGAGAAACAGTTCGGTTTTATCCTCGACTACGAGGGGTTGCTTGGGGAACTGGATCGGGCGCTCACGACCTATAGCGCTTTCGAAAGTTTTGATGCCGCCGATCTGGTGGGCACGGTCCATGACATCCGCGAAGAAATACGTAAGCTGCCGCAGCTGCACGACCAGTTGTGGGACCTGTTCAAACAGGTGGCCAACAAGAAGGATATGGAAGCCTTCGAGCAATTCCTCGGCGACGAAGCCAAGCGCCGGGAATTTTATGACCGCCTTCGTGCATTCAGCCGCTGCCTGCACATCGCCCTGTCGTCAGACAAGCTGTTCGACGTGCACAGCGACAAGGAAGTGGCGGGGTTCAAGCAGGACTGGAAGCAGCTCTCGGAACTGCGGCGGTCCGTCCAGGTCCGCTATCAGGAGGTCGTCGACATCAAGGAGTTTGAACCCAAGATCCAGAAGCTTCTCGATGACCATGTCATCGCGATGCCGGCAGAGACGATCATCGATCTGGTCAACATCAACGACACGCAGGCCCTTGAGGCCGTTGTCGAGGCCAAAGGGTTATCGGAAAGCTCGAAGGCGGACCGAATTGCCAGCGCCACGAAACGAGCCATCACGGAGCGCATGGAAGCGGACCCTGTCTTCTATCAAGAATTCTCCGAGATGCTGGAAGCGACCATTCGGGAATATCGCTTGAAGCGGATTTCCGAAAAAGAATACCTGTCCAAAGTGGTCGATCTGGCCGGCAGTGTCGCGCGCAAGGAGCGGGGACAGGACATCCCTGTTTCCATCCGTGGCAACGACCACGCGGAAGCGTTTTTTGGCGTTCTTCAATCCAGCCTTAACGGAAGTGGCGGGCAGAGTGTGCCACCCGATGATTTGGCGGAAATCGCCTTGGTCATTATCCGCATCATCATCGAGCATCATATCGTCGACGTCTGGTCCAACGAGGTGATCCAGAACAAGATGAAGAACGCGATCGATGACTATTTCTTCGATGAACTCCGGGACGCGAAGGGGCTCGATATTTCGGTTGAGACGATGGACGACCTGGAGCAGAAAATCATGGGCCTGGCGCGGGCGAGATTCCCCGGATGA
- a CDS encoding serine/threonine protein kinase — MPHPSPIAQLLPGNQLYKYRLRHRIGSGSFGEVWLADDQAVGHEYAIKILKPGIPVHHRLREAQIGHGLNHNNVVRVHQADITRLGQHDYVIIAMDYMPNGPVIKLANPSLYLPLPEIIRVGQDILRGLEYLHGHDFIHNDVKPENVLLGPQGQGMLTDYGIVGVTQGGAPVPPPNFYKIHAAPEVLNANAITAQTDVFQTGLTLFRMAVGLDTLRQKFNALGEQAYYNAVAQANLISTTDFPAYVPSRLRRIIHKATHPDHRERYQSALEMRRELEKLNYPGYWTVEANGDFVGRNGAYSYRFEQSKKAGNRYDVHAFKRSQKTGRETRCAKYCHANVTNGIAKREIAKFVKAVVEGI; from the coding sequence ATGCCACATCCGTCTCCCATAGCGCAGCTATTACCAGGCAACCAGCTTTACAAATACCGCCTTCGTCATCGCATTGGCAGTGGCAGCTTTGGCGAGGTCTGGCTCGCCGATGATCAAGCCGTCGGCCATGAATACGCAATAAAGATACTGAAACCAGGCATACCCGTTCACCATCGGCTCCGTGAGGCGCAAATTGGGCACGGCCTCAACCATAACAACGTCGTCCGTGTGCACCAAGCCGACATTACCCGCCTCGGCCAGCATGACTATGTCATCATCGCAATGGACTATATGCCCAATGGCCCGGTCATAAAGCTTGCCAATCCATCACTCTATCTTCCCCTTCCTGAGATCATCAGGGTTGGCCAGGATATCCTGCGTGGCCTCGAATATCTTCATGGACATGACTTCATTCATAATGATGTGAAGCCAGAAAATGTGCTCTTAGGTCCGCAAGGACAGGGTATGCTCACCGACTACGGAATTGTCGGTGTTACACAAGGCGGAGCGCCGGTCCCCCCCCCGAATTTTTATAAAATTCATGCTGCTCCCGAGGTGCTTAACGCGAACGCAATTACAGCGCAGACGGATGTTTTTCAGACGGGGCTTACGCTTTTTCGTATGGCTGTGGGGCTTGATACCCTTAGGCAGAAGTTTAACGCGCTTGGAGAGCAGGCGTATTACAACGCAGTAGCGCAAGCCAACCTGATTTCAACGACCGACTTCCCAGCATACGTCCCTTCGCGGCTGAGGAGAATCATCCATAAAGCAACGCATCCCGATCATAGGGAGAGGTATCAGTCGGCTCTTGAAATGCGCCGTGAGCTGGAGAAGCTAAATTATCCTGGATATTGGACTGTCGAGGCTAACGGTGATTTTGTTGGCCGCAATGGAGCATACAGTTATCGCTTCGAACAATCGAAGAAGGCAGGCAATCGATACGACGTCCACGCATTCAAGCGGAGCCAAAAAACCGGACGCGAAACACGCTGTGCAAAGTACTGTCATGCAAATGTGACGAACGGAATAGCCAAAAGGGAAATTGCCAAGTTCGTCAAAGCTGTTGTGGAAGGCATATGA
- a CDS encoding restriction endonuclease subunit S produces MLEGWKRKSLADLLEFRNGMNFTQASQGEQVKVIGVGDFKDKEVLNDFSETQSITLNGKVNPDDLLENDDLLFVRSNGNKALIGRCVLISGIAEPISFSGFTIRGRVKSDEIDHSFASKLVRSPLFKEHLHKMGGGSSINNLSQNTLSQFCFSLPPLPEQCKIAEILRTWDEAIEKLEALRAAKERQLAGYTQQLMGRGGVFLERWEMRPLSSISTRIRRQNGGDDHPVMTISAKSGFLMQSDKFSRDMAGRSVDRYIVLHQGEFAYNKGNSLTAPYGCIFKLDRPSALVPFVYFCFALKPELDHGFYEHLLAAGALNHQLSRLINSGVRNDGLLNLNAEDFFGCRVPVPPLNEQRQIGRALTAMKDELNLLDKQIETLTRQKRGLMQKLLTGEWRVTSEAQKEAVG; encoded by the coding sequence ATGCTTGAGGGATGGAAACGCAAATCCCTTGCTGACCTTCTAGAGTTTCGAAATGGGATGAACTTCACACAGGCATCGCAGGGTGAACAGGTTAAGGTCATTGGAGTCGGCGATTTCAAAGACAAAGAAGTGCTCAACGATTTCTCCGAGACCCAATCAATCACACTCAATGGGAAGGTCAACCCTGATGACCTTCTCGAAAACGATGACCTGCTTTTCGTACGCTCCAACGGCAATAAGGCCCTGATCGGTCGCTGCGTATTGATCAGCGGGATAGCCGAGCCGATTTCGTTTTCGGGGTTTACGATCAGGGGGCGCGTCAAGTCAGACGAAATCGACCACAGCTTTGCGTCGAAGCTGGTCCGGTCGCCGTTGTTCAAAGAGCATCTTCATAAGATGGGCGGAGGCTCGAGCATCAACAACCTCAGCCAGAATACGCTGTCTCAGTTCTGTTTTTCTCTCCCACCACTTCCAGAACAATGCAAGATCGCGGAAATCCTCCGCACATGGGACGAGGCCATCGAAAAGCTGGAAGCGCTGCGGGCGGCGAAGGAACGGCAGTTAGCTGGCTATACGCAACAGTTGATGGGGCGCGGCGGAGTTTTTCTGGAGCGCTGGGAGATGCGGCCACTTTCCTCAATATCTACTCGCATCCGCCGCCAGAATGGGGGTGATGACCACCCTGTCATGACTATCTCGGCGAAGTCCGGATTTCTTATGCAGTCGGACAAGTTCAGTCGCGATATGGCGGGCCGCAGCGTAGATCGTTACATCGTGCTGCATCAGGGTGAGTTCGCCTACAACAAGGGCAACTCTCTTACAGCTCCCTACGGCTGTATCTTCAAACTCGATCGTCCAAGCGCACTCGTGCCGTTTGTCTATTTCTGCTTTGCGCTGAAGCCGGAACTCGACCACGGGTTCTATGAACATCTCCTCGCGGCAGGGGCGCTCAACCACCAGCTTTCACGTCTAATTAATTCAGGCGTCCGCAACGATGGGCTTTTGAATTTGAACGCAGAAGATTTCTTTGGCTGCCGAGTTCCCGTGCCGCCGCTCAATGAGCAGCGGCAAATCGGTCGGGCGCTTACAGCGATGAAGGATGAGCTGAATCTTCTCGATAAACAGATCGAAACCCTCACACGCCAAAAGCGTGGCCTGATGCAGAAGCTCCTGACCGGAGAATGGCGTGTAACGAGTGAGGCCCAGAAGGAGGCAGTCGGATGA
- a CDS encoding virulence RhuM family protein, which produces MSEGELILYTTEDGAARIELRAVDGTVWLTQAQMADLFQTTPQAITQLVRTIYDEDELSEAATCNNLLQVRMEGARQVKRNLKHYNLDVILAVGYRVRSPRGTQFRRWATTALKEYLVKGFVMNDERLKDPAWDYFDELLERIRDIRASEARFYQKVRDLLALSEDYDPKSRVATEFYAKIQNKMLHAITSHTAAELIATRANSNEPNMGLTTWKGARVRKGDVSTAKNYLGEAEIKDLNLIVTMFLDTAELRARRRETMKLSEWEGVLDTFLQSNDLPLLRNAGSISAADAGRIAHQRYAEFDAKRKEAERIAAEQADDIEELERIAETSKDRKKGGGDA; this is translated from the coding sequence ATGTCTGAAGGCGAGCTGATCCTCTATACCACCGAGGACGGGGCGGCGAGGATCGAGCTCCGGGCGGTCGACGGCACGGTCTGGCTGACGCAAGCCCAGATGGCGGACCTGTTCCAGACCACACCGCAGGCCATCACCCAGCTTGTCCGCACGATATACGATGAGGATGAGCTGTCCGAGGCGGCAACTTGTAACAATCTCTTACAAGTTCGCATGGAAGGCGCACGCCAAGTCAAGCGGAACCTGAAGCATTATAATCTCGATGTCATTCTGGCGGTGGGCTATCGCGTGCGCTCGCCGCGCGGCACGCAGTTCCGCCGTTGGGCGACGACGGCCCTGAAGGAGTATCTGGTCAAGGGCTTCGTTATGAACGACGAGCGCCTCAAGGACCCGGCCTGGGACTATTTCGACGAGCTTCTTGAGCGCATCCGGGACATCCGGGCATCGGAAGCGCGCTTCTACCAGAAGGTCCGCGACCTTCTGGCGTTGAGCGAGGACTATGACCCCAAGTCCCGCGTGGCGACCGAGTTCTACGCAAAAATTCAGAACAAGATGCTCCACGCGATCACCAGCCACACGGCAGCGGAGCTTATTGCAACACGCGCGAACTCGAACGAGCCCAATATGGGGCTGACCACATGGAAAGGCGCCCGGGTCCGCAAGGGTGACGTTTCCACGGCCAAGAACTATCTCGGCGAAGCCGAGATCAAGGACCTCAACCTCATTGTCACGATGTTCCTCGATACAGCGGAGCTCCGCGCCCGGCGCCGCGAGACGATGAAGCTGAGCGAATGGGAGGGCGTCCTCGACACCTTCCTGCAATCGAACGACCTGCCGCTATTGCGCAACGCCGGCAGCATATCGGCTGCGGATGCCGGACGGATTGCGCATCAGCGTTATGCGGAATTCGACGCCAAGCGGAAGGAGGCGGAGCGGATCGCCGCCGAGCAAGCCGACGATATCGAGGAACTGGAACGCATCGCCGAAACGTCAAAAGATCGGAAAAAGGGGGGCGGCGATGCTTGA